The Orcinus orca chromosome 16, mOrcOrc1.1, whole genome shotgun sequence genome includes a window with the following:
- the LIMK1 gene encoding LIM domain kinase 1 isoform X1, with product MRLTLLCCTWREERMGEEGSELPVCASCGQRIYDGQYLQALNADWHADCFRCCECSASLSHQYYEKDGQLFCKKDYWARYGESCHGCSEHITKGLVMVAGELKYHPECFICLTCGTFIGDGDTYTLVEHSKLYCGHCYYQTVVTPVIEQILPDSPSSHLPHTVTLVSIPASAHGKRGLSVSIDPPHGPPGCSTEHSHTVRVQGVDPGCMSPDVKNSIHVGDRILEINGTPIRNVPLDEIDLLIQETSRLLQLTLEHDPHDALGHGLGPESSPLVSPVHTPSGEAGSSGRQKPVLRSCSIDRSPGAGSLGSPASQRKDLGRSESLRVVCRPHRIFRPSDLIHGEVLGKGCFGQAIKVTHRETGEVMVMKELIRFDEETQRTFLKEVKVMRCLEHPNVLKFIGVLYKDKRLNFITEYIKGGTLRALIKGMDSQYPWSQRVSFAKDIASGMAYLHSMNIIHRDLNSHNCLVRENKNVVVADFGLARLMVDEKTQPEDLRSLKKPDRKKRYTVVGNPYWMAPEMIHGLSYDEKVDVFSFGIVLCEIIGRVNADPDYLPRTMDFGLNVRGFLDRYCPPNCPPSFFPITVCCCDLDPEKRPSFVKLEQWLETLRMHLAGHLPLGPQLEQLDRGFWETYRRGESGLPAHPEVPD from the exons GTGTTGCGAATGCAGTGCCTCCCTTTCACACCAGTACTATGAGAAGGATGGGCAGCTCTTCTGCAAGAAGGACTACTGGGCCCGCTATGGCGAGTCTTGCCACGGGTGCTCAGagcacatcaccaaggggctggtcATG GTGGCCGGGGAGCTGAAGTACCACCCCGAATGCTTCATCTGCCTCACATGTGGGACCTTCATTGGTGATGGAGACACCTACACTCTGGTGGAGCACTCCAAGCTCTACTG CGGACACTGCTACTACCAGACTGTGGTGACCCCCGTCATTGAGCAGATcctgcctgattcccccagctcccacctgccccaCACAGTCACCCTCGTATCCATCCCAGCCTCGGCTCATGGCAAACGTGGTCTCTCGGTCTCCATCGACCCCCCTCACGGCCCGCCAGGCTGCAGCACAGAGCACTCCCACACCGTCCGCGTCCAGGG AGTGGACCCAGGCTGCATGAGCCCGGATGTGAAGAATTCCATCCACGTTGGAGACCGGATCCTGGAAATCAATGGCACACCCATCCGGAATGTGCCCTTGGACGAG ATTGATCTGCTGATCCAGGAAACCAGCCGCCTGCTCCAGCTGACTCTTGAGCATGACCCCCATGACGCACTGGGCCACGGGCTTGGGCCTGAGTCCAGCCCCCTGGTCTCCCCGGTTCACACTCCCAGCGGGGAGGCGGGCAGCTCCGGCCGGCAGAAGCCTGTCCT GAGGAGCTGCAGCATCGACAGGTCCCCGGGTGCCGGCTCGCTGGGCTCCCCGGCCTCCCAGCGCAAGGACCTGGGTCGCTCCGAGTCCCTCCGTGTGGTCTGCCGGCCACACCGCATCTTCCGGCCTTCGGACCTCATCCACGGGGAGGTGTTGGGCAAGGGCTGCTTCGGCCAGGCCATCAAG GTGACACACCGGGAGACAGGCGAGGTGATGGTGATGAAGGAGCTGATCCGCTTCGATGAGGAGACCCAGCGGACGTTCCTCAAGGAG GTGAAGGTCATGCGATGCCTGGAGCACCCCAACGTGCTCAAGTTCATTGGGGTGCTCTACAAGGACAAGAGGCTCAACTTCATCACCGAGTACATCAAGGGTGGCACGCTCCGGGCCCTCATCAAGGGCATG gaCAGCCAGTACCCGTGGAGTCAGAGGGTGAGCTTTGCCAAGGACATCGCTTCGGGGATG GCCTACCTCCACTCCATGAACATCATCCACCGGGACCTGAACTCCCACAACTGCCTGGTTCGTGAG AACAAGAACGTGGTGGTGGCCGACTTCGGGCTGGCGCGGCTTATGGTGGACGAGAAGACGCAGCCCGAGGACCTGCGGAGCCTCAAGAAGCCAGACCGGAAAAAGCGTTACACGGTGGTGGGCAACCCCTACTGGATGGCGCCCGAGATGATCCACG GCCTCAGCTACGATGAGAAGGTGGATGTGTTTTCCTTTGGAATCGTCCTGTGCGAG ATCATCGGGCGGGTGAACGCTGACCCAGACTACCTGCCGCGCACCATGGATTTTGGCCTCAATGTGCGAGGCTTCCTGGACCGCTACTGCCCCCCAAACTGCCCCCCAAGCTTCTTCCCCATTACTGTGTGCTGCTGTGATCTGGACCCTGAGAAGAG GCCCTCTTTCGTGAAGCTGGAGCAGTGGCTGGAGACGCTCCGCATGCACTTGGCTGGCCACCTGCCACTGGGCCCACAGCTGGAGCAGCTAGACAGGGGCTTCTGGGAGACCTACCGGCGCGGCGAGAGTGGACTGCCCGCCCACCCCGAGGTCCCCGACTGA
- the LIMK1 gene encoding LIM domain kinase 1 isoform X3 encodes MRLTLLCCTWREERMGEEGSELPVCASCGQRIYDGQYLQALNADWHADCFRCCECSASLSHQYYEKDGQLFCKKDYWARYGESCHGCSEHITKGLVMVAGELKYHPECFICLTCGTFIGDGDTYTLVEHSKLYCGHCYYQTVVTPVIEQILPDSPSSHLPHTVTLVSIPASAHGKRGLSVSIDPPHGPPGCSTEHSHTVRVQGVDPGCMSPDVKNSIHVGDRILEINGTPIRNVPLDEIDLLIQETSRLLQLTLEHDPHDALGHGLGPESSPLVSPVHTPSGEAGSSGRQKPVLRSCSIDRSPGAGSLGSPASQRKDLGRSESLRVVCRPHRIFRPSDLIHGEVLGKGCFGQAIKVTHRETGEVMVMKELIRFDEETQRTFLKEVKVMRCLEHPNVLKFIGVLYKDKRLNFITEYIKGGTLRALIKGMDSQYPWSQRVSFAKDIASGMAYLHSMNIIHRDLNSHNCLVRENKNVVVADFGLARLMVDEKTQPEDLRSLKKPDRKKRYTVVGNPYWMAPEMIHGSRGLTQFSFGVTTRSMTCPESHCWPQLR; translated from the exons GTGTTGCGAATGCAGTGCCTCCCTTTCACACCAGTACTATGAGAAGGATGGGCAGCTCTTCTGCAAGAAGGACTACTGGGCCCGCTATGGCGAGTCTTGCCACGGGTGCTCAGagcacatcaccaaggggctggtcATG GTGGCCGGGGAGCTGAAGTACCACCCCGAATGCTTCATCTGCCTCACATGTGGGACCTTCATTGGTGATGGAGACACCTACACTCTGGTGGAGCACTCCAAGCTCTACTG CGGACACTGCTACTACCAGACTGTGGTGACCCCCGTCATTGAGCAGATcctgcctgattcccccagctcccacctgccccaCACAGTCACCCTCGTATCCATCCCAGCCTCGGCTCATGGCAAACGTGGTCTCTCGGTCTCCATCGACCCCCCTCACGGCCCGCCAGGCTGCAGCACAGAGCACTCCCACACCGTCCGCGTCCAGGG AGTGGACCCAGGCTGCATGAGCCCGGATGTGAAGAATTCCATCCACGTTGGAGACCGGATCCTGGAAATCAATGGCACACCCATCCGGAATGTGCCCTTGGACGAG ATTGATCTGCTGATCCAGGAAACCAGCCGCCTGCTCCAGCTGACTCTTGAGCATGACCCCCATGACGCACTGGGCCACGGGCTTGGGCCTGAGTCCAGCCCCCTGGTCTCCCCGGTTCACACTCCCAGCGGGGAGGCGGGCAGCTCCGGCCGGCAGAAGCCTGTCCT GAGGAGCTGCAGCATCGACAGGTCCCCGGGTGCCGGCTCGCTGGGCTCCCCGGCCTCCCAGCGCAAGGACCTGGGTCGCTCCGAGTCCCTCCGTGTGGTCTGCCGGCCACACCGCATCTTCCGGCCTTCGGACCTCATCCACGGGGAGGTGTTGGGCAAGGGCTGCTTCGGCCAGGCCATCAAG GTGACACACCGGGAGACAGGCGAGGTGATGGTGATGAAGGAGCTGATCCGCTTCGATGAGGAGACCCAGCGGACGTTCCTCAAGGAG GTGAAGGTCATGCGATGCCTGGAGCACCCCAACGTGCTCAAGTTCATTGGGGTGCTCTACAAGGACAAGAGGCTCAACTTCATCACCGAGTACATCAAGGGTGGCACGCTCCGGGCCCTCATCAAGGGCATG gaCAGCCAGTACCCGTGGAGTCAGAGGGTGAGCTTTGCCAAGGACATCGCTTCGGGGATG GCCTACCTCCACTCCATGAACATCATCCACCGGGACCTGAACTCCCACAACTGCCTGGTTCGTGAG AACAAGAACGTGGTGGTGGCCGACTTCGGGCTGGCGCGGCTTATGGTGGACGAGAAGACGCAGCCCGAGGACCTGCGGAGCCTCAAGAAGCCAGACCGGAAAAAGCGTTACACGGTGGTGGGCAACCCCTACTGGATGGCGCCCGAGATGATCCACG gttccaggggtcTGACACAGTTCTCTTTCGGGGTCACCACTAGGTCCATGACCTGCCCAGAGTCACATTGCTG GCCTCAGCTACGATGA
- the LIMK1 gene encoding LIM domain kinase 1 isoform X2, with the protein MLASNLRRCCFLRGAKCCECSASLSHQYYEKDGQLFCKKDYWARYGESCHGCSEHITKGLVMVAGELKYHPECFICLTCGTFIGDGDTYTLVEHSKLYCGHCYYQTVVTPVIEQILPDSPSSHLPHTVTLVSIPASAHGKRGLSVSIDPPHGPPGCSTEHSHTVRVQGVDPGCMSPDVKNSIHVGDRILEINGTPIRNVPLDEIDLLIQETSRLLQLTLEHDPHDALGHGLGPESSPLVSPVHTPSGEAGSSGRQKPVLRSCSIDRSPGAGSLGSPASQRKDLGRSESLRVVCRPHRIFRPSDLIHGEVLGKGCFGQAIKVTHRETGEVMVMKELIRFDEETQRTFLKEVKVMRCLEHPNVLKFIGVLYKDKRLNFITEYIKGGTLRALIKGMDSQYPWSQRVSFAKDIASGMAYLHSMNIIHRDLNSHNCLVRENKNVVVADFGLARLMVDEKTQPEDLRSLKKPDRKKRYTVVGNPYWMAPEMIHGLSYDEKVDVFSFGIVLCEIIGRVNADPDYLPRTMDFGLNVRGFLDRYCPPNCPPSFFPITVCCCDLDPEKRPSFVKLEQWLETLRMHLAGHLPLGPQLEQLDRGFWETYRRGESGLPAHPEVPD; encoded by the exons TGCTGGCCTCGAACCTGAGAAGATGCTGCTTCCTCCGAGGGGCTAA GTGTTGCGAATGCAGTGCCTCCCTTTCACACCAGTACTATGAGAAGGATGGGCAGCTCTTCTGCAAGAAGGACTACTGGGCCCGCTATGGCGAGTCTTGCCACGGGTGCTCAGagcacatcaccaaggggctggtcATG GTGGCCGGGGAGCTGAAGTACCACCCCGAATGCTTCATCTGCCTCACATGTGGGACCTTCATTGGTGATGGAGACACCTACACTCTGGTGGAGCACTCCAAGCTCTACTG CGGACACTGCTACTACCAGACTGTGGTGACCCCCGTCATTGAGCAGATcctgcctgattcccccagctcccacctgccccaCACAGTCACCCTCGTATCCATCCCAGCCTCGGCTCATGGCAAACGTGGTCTCTCGGTCTCCATCGACCCCCCTCACGGCCCGCCAGGCTGCAGCACAGAGCACTCCCACACCGTCCGCGTCCAGGG AGTGGACCCAGGCTGCATGAGCCCGGATGTGAAGAATTCCATCCACGTTGGAGACCGGATCCTGGAAATCAATGGCACACCCATCCGGAATGTGCCCTTGGACGAG ATTGATCTGCTGATCCAGGAAACCAGCCGCCTGCTCCAGCTGACTCTTGAGCATGACCCCCATGACGCACTGGGCCACGGGCTTGGGCCTGAGTCCAGCCCCCTGGTCTCCCCGGTTCACACTCCCAGCGGGGAGGCGGGCAGCTCCGGCCGGCAGAAGCCTGTCCT GAGGAGCTGCAGCATCGACAGGTCCCCGGGTGCCGGCTCGCTGGGCTCCCCGGCCTCCCAGCGCAAGGACCTGGGTCGCTCCGAGTCCCTCCGTGTGGTCTGCCGGCCACACCGCATCTTCCGGCCTTCGGACCTCATCCACGGGGAGGTGTTGGGCAAGGGCTGCTTCGGCCAGGCCATCAAG GTGACACACCGGGAGACAGGCGAGGTGATGGTGATGAAGGAGCTGATCCGCTTCGATGAGGAGACCCAGCGGACGTTCCTCAAGGAG GTGAAGGTCATGCGATGCCTGGAGCACCCCAACGTGCTCAAGTTCATTGGGGTGCTCTACAAGGACAAGAGGCTCAACTTCATCACCGAGTACATCAAGGGTGGCACGCTCCGGGCCCTCATCAAGGGCATG gaCAGCCAGTACCCGTGGAGTCAGAGGGTGAGCTTTGCCAAGGACATCGCTTCGGGGATG GCCTACCTCCACTCCATGAACATCATCCACCGGGACCTGAACTCCCACAACTGCCTGGTTCGTGAG AACAAGAACGTGGTGGTGGCCGACTTCGGGCTGGCGCGGCTTATGGTGGACGAGAAGACGCAGCCCGAGGACCTGCGGAGCCTCAAGAAGCCAGACCGGAAAAAGCGTTACACGGTGGTGGGCAACCCCTACTGGATGGCGCCCGAGATGATCCACG GCCTCAGCTACGATGAGAAGGTGGATGTGTTTTCCTTTGGAATCGTCCTGTGCGAG ATCATCGGGCGGGTGAACGCTGACCCAGACTACCTGCCGCGCACCATGGATTTTGGCCTCAATGTGCGAGGCTTCCTGGACCGCTACTGCCCCCCAAACTGCCCCCCAAGCTTCTTCCCCATTACTGTGTGCTGCTGTGATCTGGACCCTGAGAAGAG GCCCTCTTTCGTGAAGCTGGAGCAGTGGCTGGAGACGCTCCGCATGCACTTGGCTGGCCACCTGCCACTGGGCCCACAGCTGGAGCAGCTAGACAGGGGCTTCTGGGAGACCTACCGGCGCGGCGAGAGTGGACTGCCCGCCCACCCCGAGGTCCCCGACTGA